In Homo sapiens chromosome 3 genomic patch of type FIX, GRCh38.p14 PATCHES HG2066_PATCH, a genomic segment contains:
- the TMEM42 gene encoding transmembrane protein 42, with protein MAERPGPPGGAVSATAYPDTPAEFPPHLQAGAMRRRFWGVFNCLCAGAFGALAAASAKLAFGSEVSMGLCVLGIIVMASTNSLMWTFFSRGLSFSMSSAIASVTVTFSNILSSAFLGYVLYGECQEVLWWGGVFLILCGLTLIHRKLPPTWKPLPHKQQ; from the exons ATGGCCGAGAGGCCGGGGCCTCCGGGCGGCGCCGTGTCCGCGACCGCGTACCCTGACACCCCCGCGGAATTCCCTCCGCACCTCCAGGCGGGTGCGATGCGGCGCCGCTTTTGGGGCGTATTCAACTGTCTGTGCGCCGGCGCGTTCGGGGCCCTGGCCGCCGCCTCCGCCAAGCTGGCCTTCGGCAGCGAG GTGAGCATGGGTTTATGCGTCTTAGGCATTATTGTGATGGCGAGCACCAATTCTCTGATGTGGACCTTCTTTAGccggggcctcagtttctccatgtcTTCAGCCATTGCATCTGTCACAGTGACTTTTTCAAATATCCTCAGCTCG GCCTTCCTGGGCTATGTGCTGTATGGAGAGTGCCAGGAGGTCTTGTGGTGGGGAGGAGTGTTCCTTATTCTCTGCGGACTCACCCTAATCCACAGGAAGCTCCCACCCACCTGGAAGCCCCTTCCACACAAGCAGCAGTAG